The Ralstonia insidiosa region GCCACGCCCAACGGGATGGTGTCGCGCACCAGCGGGTCTACTTCATCCACCGTTTCCTGCGCAGGTTGCAGATCCATGCGCGCGGCCAGATAGGCCGCAAAGTCAGCACGCACTTCCGGATGGCGCAGCGCAAACTCTACCGTGGCCTGTAGGTAGCCGAGCTTGCTGCCGCAGTCGAAGCGCTGGCCGCGATAGCGATACGCCAGGACCTGCTCTTCAGCGAGCAAGCTCTGGATGGCATCGGTCAACTGCAGTTCACCGCCTGCCCCGGGCTTCAGGCTACGCAGATGATCGAAGATGCGCGGCGTGAGGATGTAGCGCCCAACGACACCCAGGTTGGACGGCGCCTTCTCCGGCGCGGGCTTCTCGACAATACCGTCGAGCCTGACCAGGCGGTCATCCCATTCACGGCCCGCCACCACACCGTACGAACGTGTCGCCTGCGGCGCAATCGTCTCCACGCCAACGATCGAGCAGCGATAGTGGTCGTACAGCTCAGTCATCTGCTGCATGACGGGCGGCTGGTGGTCCAGCAGATCGTCCGCCAGGATCACGGCAAAGGGTTCGTCGCGTACCAGTTTCTGCGCGCTCAGTACCGCGTGGCCCAGCCCCAGCGTTTCAGGCTGGCGCACATAGAAACACGCGACGCCGGGCGGCTTGATCGACTGCACCATCTCCAGCAGCGCGTGCTTGTTCTTGACCGCTAACTCTGATTCCAGCTCGTACGCCTTGTCAAAGTGGTCTTCAATCGCGCGTTTGGCGCGGCCGGTGATGAAGATCATCTCCGTAATACCCGCAGCTGCCGCCTCTTCCACCGCATATTGAATCAACGGTTTATCGACAATCGGCAACATCTCTTTCGGGCTGGCCTTGGTGGCGGGCAGAAAGCGCGTACCGAGCCCCGCCACGGGAAACACGGCCTTGGTGATCTTCTCGTTCATGACAACTCCATCGGTGAGACGTAGCGTCACGAGCAAGTCATATGCCTACGGCTCAGCCCTTTAGCGGAGCGGGATGGTCAGTTCACGAGCGCATTCGAGCGCTATCCGGCGCGCCTTTCCTACAACCGATTGCAAGTCGGCCGAGCCAACTTTCAGCGCCGAAAGTTGAAAAGCGTACCCAATTCTGCGAGACCACTGACACCCGTTTGCGGCGCAGCAGGCCAGTAAGTACACGCCAACAGCGCATCAGGAAGATGGCTTGACCCAGCCGCGCGAGACCGGCGCGGCGCGTTCGGGCGCGCGGCGATAGGCGTCGATCTGAGTACGCAGTTGCGTCACCTCTGCTTCCAGCGTGCGGATGCGCTGGCGCAGCTGATCAGCTTCGTTTTGCGTCTGTTGGCGCACCGCGTCGTTCTGCAGGCGCAGGAAGCGCTCGGTGCCGGCCAGCGCGCTGGCTGCGCCTTCCAGCCGCGTGACGGTCTCAAAAGTCTGCTCCAGGCGCTCAAGCGTTTCGTCCGTCAGCTTGGGCGGGGTAGCCGGTGCCGTCGCCAGCGCCTCGCCAAGGCGCCGCTCCAGATCCGCCATTGCCGCCTGCAGTTGTCGGTTGCGCGCGGCTTCGTGCTCCAGCGCACGTTCGGCCACCTCGGCGCGGATGCGCGCCTCCATCCACTCGGCACCGGCGCCCGGTGCACCGATTGCACGTGATGCCACCCGATCACGCTCTTCGCGGGCGGAGTGGCCGGTTAGCGCCTGGGGCGTACCCGTTTCTGCGTGCGTCCACGGGATCGGCCACGGCGATACGGCGTCAGCAGCAGGGCCTGCAGACGTGTCACCGCGGCCTCGCGCACGATCCACCGCCTTCTGCAGCGTTGTATTGCTTGGCCGGCGTTGTACGCCAGCTTCAGCTAACCACTGAGCATATCGGCGTGCGCCATATACGCGGCGTGTCACAACGTGAATCGCCTCAATCACCTCATCGAGGAATACCGCGTTGTCATGCGGGAAGGCGACATCCAGACGCTGGATCGCATCAACGATCTGCGATTGCTGTTCGGGCGAGAAATGGAGACCGGGTCTGGCCATAATTGATGGTTCTGATGTCCATACAGTATACATCAAGGGTTAAAAACATCAATATCTGCATTTAACAAGTCATTATTTATATAACAGATTTTTATAGTTGTAGCGGCGTTATCATGCCAAGGACAGTCGAAAGAGCCTTCGGAATGCGTTTGCGGAAGCGCTTTCAGCGGTGCAGTGCGTCTTGCTGAACCATTGCGCATGCGGGCTTCGGGGGCGCAGAAATGGGTACGCCCTCCCCTCTTGGGAATCGGCGTGCTGGCGAATGGGCAAAAAAAAAAGCGCCCCAAGGGGCGCTTCTGATGATCTGAGGCGGTGGTTACAGCAGTGCGATATCCAAGCCGAAGCGACTTTTCAGCGCTTCCACCAGGGACTCGCGAGAAGCCCGATCTTCCAGCTTCACATCCAACATGACGCGGCCGGAATCCCATTCCTTGATTGTGCCGAGAAGATCACCTTCGCTGCTGCGAATCTTGTACTGGCGGCTGACTTCCTTGACCTTCCGGGTACGCCCTTCCTGGGCCACTTTTCGGATCTGCTCAACATCGCGGCTGGACAGACCTTCTTCCAGTACCCGATGCACCAGCTCGCGTGTGCGCTCCTCTCCAGCGCTCTTGAAGTACAACGTCAACTCGTAGCCGGTCGCAATCCCGATCCCCGCAGGGCGTTCCTTCATAACGTCGAGCACGGTTTCCGGCAGCTTCAGCAGAGCCAGGGTCTTGTTGACCGTACCGGCTGACACACCAGTAATCTCACAAATATCTTCTTCTTTTTTAACTTTTCCTTCGTCCAGTAACTGCCGCCAGGCGATGGCATTGTCGAGGACCGACTGCCCTGAACGTTGCTCGTTCAGCACAAACGACAATCGGTAAAAGTCGATATCCGACAGGCCATCCTCAATGAAGCAGTCCATCTCGGCCTTGCCCGCGGCGGCCAGTGCCCGCTTGCGGTAGTGGCCATCGATCAGGACATACCAGCCAGGCCTAGCAGGATCGGGGGCCGCCAAGCCAGGCGTCTGCTGGCCGTGCGTGGCAATCGAAGCCGCCCGTTCCTGCACGATCTGCGGATCGTAGATACGCCGGGCGTTGAGCGGGTTTTCCTGCAGGCGCTCCAGCGGGACCTTGATGACGCGGCGCTCAGAAGTATTCGCGGGCGCCGGACTTTCAGCGCTGAAAGCGGGGGCCGCCGGCTGCCCAAGCAGGCCGCGCGGATGCGAGGTGATGGCCTGCTCAGCCAACGCAAACCGATCAACCGGAGTCGCTTTGGTTTTCTCTGCCGCGATACCTGCCAGCATCCCATCCTTGAGCGATTTCAACTTCGCGCTCATGCGCGTTCCTCCTGCAACAACTGCAACACCTCGTCGACCAAGATG contains the following coding sequences:
- a CDS encoding ParB/RepB/Spo0J family partition protein gives rise to the protein MSAKLKSLKDGMLAGIAAEKTKATPVDRFALAEQAITSHPRGLLGQPAAPAFSAESPAPANTSERRVIKVPLERLQENPLNARRIYDPQIVQERAASIATHGQQTPGLAAPDPARPGWYVLIDGHYRKRALAAAGKAEMDCFIEDGLSDIDFYRLSFVLNEQRSGQSVLDNAIAWRQLLDEGKVKKEEDICEITGVSAGTVNKTLALLKLPETVLDVMKERPAGIGIATGYELTLYFKSAGEERTRELVHRVLEEGLSSRDVEQIRKVAQEGRTRKVKEVSRQYKIRSSEGDLLGTIKEWDSGRVMLDVKLEDRASRESLVEALKSRFGLDIALL
- the galU gene encoding UTP--glucose-1-phosphate uridylyltransferase GalU gives rise to the protein MNEKITKAVFPVAGLGTRFLPATKASPKEMLPIVDKPLIQYAVEEAAAAGITEMIFITGRAKRAIEDHFDKAYELESELAVKNKHALLEMVQSIKPPGVACFYVRQPETLGLGHAVLSAQKLVRDEPFAVILADDLLDHQPPVMQQMTELYDHYRCSIVGVETIAPQATRSYGVVAGREWDDRLVRLDGIVEKPAPEKAPSNLGVVGRYILTPRIFDHLRSLKPGAGGELQLTDAIQSLLAEEQVLAYRYRGQRFDCGSKLGYLQATVEFALRHPEVRADFAAYLAARMDLQPAQETVDEVDPLVRDTIPLGVAA